From the Musa acuminata AAA Group cultivar baxijiao chromosome BXJ1-2, Cavendish_Baxijiao_AAA, whole genome shotgun sequence genome, one window contains:
- the LOC103972833 gene encoding F-box only protein 6, whose translation MDGAAVLRQLVGQIQELCELYGSPSLDYPHLNPRWYMVELNNNSLEYDFCGLIMEDNSDQKMVEVNKSLPCKRSRRERNPAKALALISTDLMDQQIWKDFPEDLFEAVIARLPIDSFFRFRTVCRKWNSLLTSHSFSQHFAEVPRLHPWFYTVTPENISSAAMYDPSSRKWHHFSIPFLPAKTIILPVASAGGLICFLDLGHKNFYVCNPLTNSFKELPPRSFRVWSRVAVGMILNGTTANDGYKIVWLGCNGDHEIYDSLQNSWTRNGAFPSSIKLPLSLNFRSQTVSIGNSLYFMHAEPDGILSYDVANGAWKQFIIPSPSHLTDYTLAEYGGQVMLVGLVTKNAVTCVYIWELQKMTLLWKEVDRMPNIWCLELYGKHVRMTCLGNRGLLMLSLRSRRMNRLVTYNMSNKEWQRVPECLLPHGRKRQSIACGTAFDPCPTAFA comes from the coding sequence GTGGTATATGGTAGAGTTGAACAATAACTCGTTGGAATACGACTTCTGTGGTCTTATAATGGAGGATAATTCTGACCAAAAGATGGTTGAAGTTAACAAATCTCTGCCTTGCAAGAGATCTAGAAGAGAGAGGAACCCTGCAAAAGCACTTGCATTAATTTCAACTGACCTCATGGATCAGCAAATCTGGAAAGACTTTCCAGAGGATCTTTTTGAAGCTGTAATTGCTAGACTCCCTATAGATTCCTTCTTCCGTTTCCGGACTGTATGCAGAAAGTGGAACTCCTTGTTGACCTCACACAGCTTCTCCCAACACTTTGCGGAAGTTCCACGTTTGCACCCTTGGTTCTATACGGTGACTCCTGAAAACATAAGCAGTGCAGCAATGTATGACCCTTCTTCGAGAAAATGGCATCATTTCTCCATCCCATTTCTGCCTGCAAAGACGATAATTCTTCCAGTAGCCTCAGCTGGTGGTCTCATTTGTTTCTTGGATTTAGGACACAAAAACTTCTACGTTTGCAATCCTCTAACAAACTCATTCAAAGAACTTCCACCAAGGTCCTTCCGGGTCTGGTCACGAGTGGCTGTTGGGATGATACTAAATGGGACGACTGCCAACGATGGGTACAAAATAGTGTGGCTTGGATGCAATGGAGATCATGAGATCTATGACTCACTTCAGAACAGCTGGACACGTAACGGAGCTTTTCCTTCGAGCATCAAGCTTCCCCTTTCTTTAAATTTTAGGTCACAAACTGTGTCCATTGGCAATAGTCTGTACTTTATGCATGCTGAACCAGATGGTATTTTGTCGTATGATGTGGCAAATGGTGCCTGGAAGCAATTCATTATCCCATCACCGTCGCATCTTACAGACTATACACTTGCAGAGTATGGGGGTCAGGTTATGCTTGTAGGGTTGGTGACCAAGAATGCTGTCACATGCGTCTACATATGGGAGTTGCAAAAGATGACTCTCTTGTGGAAGGAGGTGGACAGAATGCCAAATATCTGGTGCTTAGAGCTGTATGGTAAGCACGTAAGGATGACATGCTTGGGCAATCGGGGGTTGCTTATGCTGTCTTTGAGGTCAAGGCGGATGAACCGTCTTGTTACGTATAATATGTCCAACAAGGAATGGCAGAGAGTACCAGAGTGTTTGCTCCCTCATGGCCGGAAGAGGCAGTCGATTGCATGTGGCACTGCATTTGATCCATGTCCCACTGCTTTTGCATGA